Proteins encoded within one genomic window of Brachybacterium muris:
- a CDS encoding replication-associated recombination protein A: MEEDLFTLSGDAPAPRTLSDRNRDHRAPLAVRMRPRSLDEVVGQHAALEPGSPLRRLVSADDSRTAPSSVILWGPPGTGKTTLAYVVASSGDREFVELSAVLAGVKEVREVVDQARSRLRTTGKETVLFVDEVHRFSKSQQDALLPSVENRWVTLVAATTENPYFSVISPLLSRSIVLTLEPLDREDLDELVDRALTSPQGLDGAVTLADDAREALLRLGGGDARKILTSLEAAAAAALMKDSSEVDAATLAQAVNRAALRYDRAGDQHYDVTSAFIKSMRGSDVDASLHYLARMIEAGEDPRFIARRVVIAASEEVGMADPSALQVAVAAMQAVQMLGMPEGRIPLAQAVVHIATAPKSNASYKGIDAAIADVRAGKGGLVPPALRDAHYSGAKKLGHGEEYRYAHDAPHGVAAQQYPPDDLVGVDYYRPGSHGAEAEVARRVEALRRIVRGKG; the protein is encoded by the coding sequence ATGGAGGAGGACCTGTTCACGCTGTCGGGCGATGCGCCCGCCCCGCGCACCCTCTCCGACCGCAACCGTGACCACCGTGCGCCACTGGCGGTGCGGATGCGCCCGCGCTCACTCGATGAGGTGGTGGGCCAGCACGCGGCCCTCGAGCCCGGAAGCCCCTTGCGCCGTCTGGTCTCGGCCGACGACTCCCGCACCGCCCCGTCCTCGGTGATCCTGTGGGGGCCACCCGGCACCGGGAAGACGACGCTCGCCTACGTGGTCGCCAGCTCCGGGGACCGTGAGTTCGTGGAGCTCTCCGCCGTGCTGGCCGGCGTCAAGGAGGTGCGGGAGGTCGTTGACCAGGCCCGGTCCCGCCTGCGCACCACCGGCAAGGAGACGGTGCTGTTCGTGGACGAGGTGCACCGCTTCTCCAAGTCCCAGCAGGACGCCCTGCTCCCCAGCGTCGAGAACCGTTGGGTGACCCTGGTGGCCGCCACCACGGAGAACCCGTACTTCTCGGTGATCTCACCCCTGCTGTCCCGTTCGATCGTGCTCACCCTGGAGCCGCTGGACCGGGAGGACCTCGATGAACTGGTGGACCGGGCTCTCACCTCGCCGCAGGGCCTGGACGGCGCGGTCACCCTGGCCGACGACGCCCGGGAAGCGCTGCTGCGACTGGGCGGGGGAGACGCCCGCAAGATACTCACCTCCCTGGAAGCAGCCGCCGCAGCGGCCCTGATGAAGGACTCCAGCGAGGTGGACGCCGCCACCCTCGCCCAGGCGGTCAACCGCGCCGCCCTGCGCTACGACCGGGCCGGAGACCAGCACTACGACGTCACCAGCGCTTTCATCAAATCGATGCGGGGCAGCGACGTGGACGCGTCCCTGCACTACCTGGCCCGCATGATCGAAGCGGGGGAGGATCCCCGGTTCATCGCCCGACGGGTGGTGATCGCCGCGAGCGAGGAGGTGGGCATGGCCGATCCCTCCGCCCTGCAGGTCGCGGTCGCCGCGATGCAGGCCGTGCAGATGCTCGGCATGCCGGAGGGGCGGATCCCCCTGGCCCAGGCCGTGGTGCACATCGCCACCGCACCGAAGTCCAATGCCTCCTACAAGGGGATCGATGCGGCGATTGCCGACGTGCGCGCCGGCAAGGGCGGGCTGGTGCCGCCGGCGCTGCGGGATGCCCATTACTCAGGGGCGAAGAAGCTGGGCCATGGGGAGGAGTACCGGTACGCCCACGATGCCCCGCACGGGGTGGCCGCCCAGCAGTACCCGCCGGACGATCTGGTGGGCGTGGACTACTACCGTCCCGGCAGCCACGGTGCCGAGGCCGAGGTGGCGCGCCGGGTAGAGGCCCTGCGCCGGATCGTGCGCGGCAAGGGCTGA
- a CDS encoding quinone-dependent dihydroorotate dehydrogenase, which translates to MNTPSSAGSGPSVNAAPTARRGAYPFLFRHVLRRIDPERAHHLTVDALRLLSALPGSERLLRTLFRVPDPARTVASGPEVLGLRHPHPFGLAAGFDKDGQVPLALLALGFGHVEVGTVTARPQPGNPAPRSFRLVADRALINRMGFNNRGAVGLAKRLARVRRTAAGQRPVIGVNIGKSKSTPLEDAAEDYRFSARTLAPYASYLAVNVSSPNTPGLRDLQSVQSLRPVLSAVLEEAARSERRLRRAVPVLVKIAPDLHDEDVRQVAHLATELGLAGVIATNTTIARPKQLRSDRGLIERIGAGGLSGPVLAERSLEVLGLLREALPEDAVIISCGGVTTAADVTDRLGAGADLVQGYTALIYEGPGWPGRIARALTS; encoded by the coding sequence GTGAACACCCCCTCCTCGGCCGGCTCCGGCCCATCGGTCAACGCCGCACCGACGGCTCGGCGCGGGGCATACCCGTTCCTCTTCCGGCACGTCCTGCGGCGCATCGACCCCGAGCGTGCGCACCACCTCACCGTGGACGCGCTGAGACTGCTCAGCGCCCTCCCCGGCAGCGAGCGTCTGCTGCGCACCCTCTTCCGCGTCCCCGATCCGGCCCGCACCGTCGCTTCGGGCCCTGAGGTGCTGGGACTGCGCCACCCCCATCCCTTCGGCCTCGCCGCCGGTTTCGACAAGGACGGACAGGTCCCGCTGGCCCTGCTGGCCCTCGGCTTCGGCCACGTCGAGGTGGGGACCGTCACCGCCCGCCCCCAGCCCGGCAACCCTGCACCGAGGTCCTTCCGCCTGGTCGCCGACCGGGCTCTGATCAATCGCATGGGGTTCAACAACCGCGGTGCGGTGGGCCTGGCCAAGCGACTGGCCCGCGTGCGACGCACCGCGGCCGGGCAGCGCCCGGTGATCGGCGTGAACATCGGCAAGTCCAAGTCCACCCCGCTGGAGGACGCCGCCGAGGACTACCGGTTCTCGGCCCGTACCCTGGCCCCGTACGCGAGCTACCTCGCGGTCAACGTGTCCAGCCCCAACACACCGGGCCTGCGGGACCTGCAGTCCGTCCAGTCCCTGCGCCCGGTGCTGAGCGCGGTGCTGGAGGAGGCCGCCCGGTCCGAGCGTCGACTGCGCCGGGCCGTGCCGGTCCTGGTGAAGATAGCCCCCGACCTCCACGACGAGGACGTGCGGCAGGTGGCCCATCTCGCCACGGAACTGGGCCTGGCGGGCGTGATCGCCACGAACACCACCATCGCCCGCCCGAAGCAGCTGCGCTCCGACCGGGGCCTGATCGAGCGGATCGGTGCCGGTGGCCTCTCCGGCCCGGTGCTGGCCGAGCGGTCGCTCGAGGTGCTGGGCCTGCTGCGCGAGGCGCTCCCCGAGGACGCGGTGATCATCAGCTGCGGCGGCGTCACCACCGCCGCCGACGTCACCGACCGGCTCGGGGCCGGGGCAGATCTCGTGCAGGGCTACACCGCCCTGATCTACGAGGGCCCCGGCTGGCCCGGCCGCATCGCCCGCGCGCTCACGTCCTGA
- a CDS encoding Nramp family divalent metal transporter, which yields MTRTSWTRPTSRTRPAPSISTGRVAVSGYNDVPPRIAKRGWMAWLVLLMFVQFMTSQAGVISAAAFAFSSLLPIGPDPYSLLSIGTWVAILVAIAVVIHYFNRYTLVEGLSTFLVVAVTGFAILVVFLLQGTEWAWTLGDMAEGMRFQIAVGAFGVALSMFGLTGVGAGEVTAYTYWCVEKGYAAWTGPRDDSQAWVDRARGWIGVMKLDAWVSWVVYTLSTASFYILGAAVLHPQGLTPEGSEVMATIASIFDSAVGRWGAVVFLIGAGTALFKTIIANVPSLGRQVGNTLAVFGAFDWEDRKVRDRWMRWIMIVLPILWGIFGTIVRSPLPLVILAGILNSIFLIGVAISTLYLSRTQTDPRVKDGVAFNAMVVISAIAITLVGVIGLYNTIADLLG from the coding sequence GTGACCCGTACAAGCTGGACCCGGCCGACATCCAGGACCCGCCCCGCACCTTCCATCTCCACCGGCCGCGTCGCGGTCTCCGGGTACAACGACGTACCGCCGCGGATCGCCAAGCGCGGCTGGATGGCATGGCTGGTGCTGCTGATGTTCGTGCAGTTCATGACCAGCCAGGCCGGCGTCATCAGCGCCGCCGCCTTCGCCTTCTCCTCCCTGCTGCCGATCGGTCCGGACCCCTACTCCCTGCTGTCCATCGGCACCTGGGTGGCGATCCTGGTGGCGATCGCCGTGGTGATCCACTACTTCAACCGGTACACCCTGGTCGAGGGACTCTCCACCTTCCTGGTGGTGGCCGTGACCGGATTCGCGATCCTGGTGGTGTTCCTGCTGCAGGGCACCGAGTGGGCCTGGACCCTGGGCGACATGGCCGAGGGCATGCGCTTCCAGATCGCGGTGGGCGCATTCGGCGTGGCCCTGTCCATGTTCGGCCTGACCGGCGTGGGGGCCGGCGAGGTCACCGCCTACACCTACTGGTGCGTGGAGAAGGGCTACGCCGCCTGGACGGGCCCGCGCGACGACTCCCAGGCGTGGGTGGACCGCGCCCGCGGCTGGATCGGCGTGATGAAGCTCGACGCGTGGGTGTCATGGGTGGTGTACACCCTGTCCACCGCCTCGTTCTACATCCTCGGCGCCGCTGTGCTGCACCCGCAGGGACTGACGCCCGAAGGGTCCGAGGTGATGGCCACGATCGCCTCGATCTTCGACTCCGCTGTGGGCCGGTGGGGCGCGGTGGTCTTCCTGATCGGCGCCGGTACCGCCCTGTTCAAGACCATCATCGCCAACGTGCCGAGCCTGGGCCGGCAGGTGGGCAACACCCTCGCGGTCTTCGGGGCCTTCGACTGGGAGGACCGGAAGGTGCGCGACCGATGGATGCGCTGGATCATGATCGTGCTGCCGATCCTGTGGGGCATCTTCGGCACCATCGTCCGCTCACCGCTGCCGCTGGTGATCCTGGCCGGCATCCTCAACTCCATCTTCCTGATCGGCGTGGCGATCTCGACCCTGTACCTCTCCCGCACCCAGACCGACCCGCGGGTGAAGGACGGCGTCGCGTTCAATGCGATGGTGGTCATCTCCGCCATCGCCATCACCCTGGTCGGTGTCATCGGCCTGTACAACACCATCGCCGACCTGCTCGGCTGA
- a CDS encoding L-idonate 5-dehydrogenase codes for MLAVVVHAPGDLRVDEVPDPVAAPDEVLMRMAYGGICGSDIAYWRSGISGTAVLKDPLVLGHEVSGTVEAIGEQAAAEVDAAGLGVGSRVTVHPATLVGEHAVPADTAERTNLWPEVRYFGSAAFDPHEQGGFSTLRAVRPDQLRAVPEGVGLDQAALAEPFGVALHAVSRAGDITGRTVLVNGAGPIGALAVAAARRAGAGRIIAADLSPAALEIARAMGADETVDVGAGQALPADVDVAIEASGAPRALGGVVAAVRRGGVLVQVGNLPAGEVQASLGGIVTREIDYRGSYRFVDEISDALEAMAHGFDVSPLITHTVSLDRAVEGFEIAADRSTGSSKVLIDLR; via the coding sequence ATGCTCGCCGTCGTCGTCCATGCCCCCGGTGACCTGCGCGTCGATGAGGTCCCCGACCCGGTCGCCGCCCCCGACGAGGTGCTGATGCGGATGGCCTACGGAGGGATCTGCGGCTCCGACATCGCCTACTGGAGGAGCGGCATCAGCGGCACCGCGGTGCTCAAGGACCCGCTCGTGCTGGGCCACGAGGTCTCCGGCACCGTCGAGGCGATCGGCGAGCAGGCCGCCGCCGAGGTCGACGCAGCAGGCCTGGGCGTCGGCTCCCGTGTCACCGTGCACCCCGCCACCCTGGTGGGCGAGCACGCGGTCCCTGCCGACACCGCCGAGCGCACCAACCTGTGGCCCGAGGTCCGGTACTTCGGATCCGCGGCCTTCGACCCCCACGAGCAAGGCGGGTTCTCGACCCTGCGGGCAGTGCGCCCCGACCAGCTGCGCGCAGTGCCCGAGGGCGTAGGGCTGGACCAGGCGGCGCTGGCCGAGCCCTTCGGGGTGGCGCTGCACGCGGTGTCCCGCGCCGGCGACATCACCGGTCGCACCGTCCTGGTCAACGGTGCCGGACCTATCGGTGCGCTCGCCGTGGCAGCGGCCCGCCGGGCCGGCGCCGGGCGCATCATCGCCGCGGACCTCTCGCCCGCTGCTCTCGAGATCGCCCGGGCGATGGGGGCCGACGAGACCGTGGACGTGGGCGCCGGGCAAGCACTGCCTGCGGATGTCGACGTCGCGATCGAGGCCTCCGGGGCGCCCCGCGCCCTGGGCGGCGTGGTCGCGGCTGTGCGCCGGGGCGGGGTGCTGGTGCAGGTGGGGAACCTGCCGGCCGGTGAGGTGCAGGCGAGCCTCGGCGGGATCGTGACCCGGGAGATCGACTACCGCGGCTCCTACCGGTTCGTCGACGAGATCAGCGATGCCCTGGAGGCGATGGCCCACGGGTTCGACGTGTCTCCGCTGATCACCCACACGGTGTCGTTGGACCGGGCCGTCGAAGGCTTCGAGATCGCGGCGGACCGGTCCACCGGATCCTCCAAGGTGCTCATCGATCTGCGGTGA
- the rpsD gene encoding 30S ribosomal protein S4: MTNVTRARRQARLSRALGLPLTPKSIKYFEKRPYPPGEHGRARRRTESDYAVRLREKQRLRAQYALREKQLHRAYLDARKESGLTGESMIELLEMRLDALVLRSGFARTMLQARQAVTHRHVLVDGKLVDRPSFRVKPGQTIQIKPKSQAMEPFQIAAEGGNSDVLASVPSYLSVELAELKAKLVSRPKRAEVPVTCEVPLVVEYYAR, encoded by the coding sequence GTGACCAACGTCACCCGTGCGCGCCGTCAGGCGCGCCTGTCCCGAGCCCTCGGGCTCCCGCTCACCCCGAAGTCGATCAAGTACTTCGAGAAGCGTCCGTACCCCCCCGGCGAGCACGGCCGTGCCCGTCGTCGCACCGAGTCGGACTACGCCGTGCGTCTGCGCGAGAAGCAGCGTCTGCGTGCGCAGTACGCCCTGCGCGAGAAGCAGCTGCACCGTGCCTACCTGGACGCCCGCAAGGAGTCCGGCCTGACCGGTGAGAGCATGATCGAGCTGCTCGAGATGCGCCTGGACGCCCTCGTGCTGCGCTCCGGCTTCGCCCGCACCATGCTGCAGGCCCGCCAGGCCGTGACCCACCGTCACGTGCTGGTCGACGGCAAGCTGGTGGACCGTCCCTCCTTCCGCGTGAAGCCGGGGCAGACCATCCAGATCAAGCCCAAGTCCCAGGCCATGGAGCCCTTCCAGATCGCTGCCGAGGGCGGCAACTCCGACGTGCTGGCCTCCGTGCCCTCGTACCTGTCGGTGGAGCTGGCCGAGCTGAAGGCCAAGCTGGTCTCCCGTCCCAAGCGTGCCGAGGTCCCCGTGACCTGCGAGGTCCCGCTGGTCGTCGAGTACTACGCGCGCTGA